A stretch of Numenius arquata chromosome 11, bNumArq3.hap1.1, whole genome shotgun sequence DNA encodes these proteins:
- the SOWAHA gene encoding LOW QUALITY PROTEIN: ankyrin repeat domain-containing protein SOWAHA (The sequence of the model RefSeq protein was modified relative to this genomic sequence to represent the inferred CDS: inserted 2 bases in 1 codon; deleted 2 bases in 1 codon), whose translation MAELDISPAAVLAFLRERGGWVRNTELVSTFRPLLEAGGEAAERAERRERFKAAVNAVAVVKERDGGKVVVLKRHLRPAPPPGGAPPTGGALAPGEDGGAPDSVPVPGGRLSPVPPEELPSPRAVAELRDLFQGGGGGVPLPAGAGGARREPLPKPCMLPVRCVPPPAAAPTTXAPGPPEEPASPLSPPEEEAGSRSPGLRRGPKNHRASEETAAAVPLEEAEHQWLVMAAGGQWTQQLHGLLLGDASLAARRDFISGFTALHWAAKSGNCDMVTNIIRAAEKGGTRVNVDARSHGGYTALHLAAIHGQEKIITMLVYSYHAKTDLRDYSGKKPHQYLKEGTSSAVRRLLGDPSLSHSTEPSVPIKKTTKLAASILSSTSTFLGVISDDMAFYDLTKGLRKPSQIWLNAVGFAPE comes from the exons ATGGCGGAGCTCGACATCAGCCCGGCGGCCGTGCTGGCTTTCCTGCGGGAGCGCGGCGGTTGGGTGCGCAACACCGAGCTGGTGAGCACCTTCCGGCCGCTGCTGGAggccggcggggaggcggcggagcgggcggagcggcgggagcGCTTCAAGGCGGCGGTGAACGCCGTGGCGGTGGTGAAGGAGCGGGACGGGGGCAAGGTGGTGGTCCTCAAGCGGCACctgcgccccgccccgccgccagggggcgccccgCCGACGGGGGGAGCGCTGGCCCCCggggaagatggcggcgcccccgactctgtccccgtccccggcggGCGCCTGTCGCCGGTGCCCCCCGAGGAGCTGCCGTCGCCGCGGGCCGTCGCCGAGCTGCGGGACCTCTTCCAGGGCGGCGGAGGAGGGGTGCCCCTGcccgctggggcagggggggcccggCGGGAGCCGCTCCCCAAGCCCTGCATGCTGCCCGTGCGCTGCgtgccgccccccgccgccgcccccaccac cgccccggggccgcccgaGGAGCCGGCGTCCCCCTTGTCACCCCCGGAGGAGGAGGCCGGGTCCCGCTCGCCCGGCCTGCGCCGGGGGCCCAAGAACCATCGGGCCAGCGAGGAGACGGCGGCGGCGGTGCCGCTGGAGGAGGCCGAGCACCAGTGGCTGGTGATGGCGGCCGGCGGGCAGTGGACCCAGCAGCTCCACGGGCTGCTGCTGGGCGACGCCAGCTTGGCGGCCCGCAGGGACTTCATCTCGGGCTTCACCGCCCTGCACTGGGCCGCCAAGAGCGGCAACTGCGACATGGTGACGAATATCATCCGAGCGGCCGAGAAG GGGGGGACCCGCGTCAACGTGGATGCCAGGTCGCACGGCGGCTACACGGCGCTCCACCTGGCCGCCATACACGGCCAGGAGAAGATCATCACCATGCTGGTCTACAGCTACCACGCCAAGACCGACCTGAGGGACTACAGTGGGAAGAAGCCGCACCAGTACTTAAAGGAAGGGACCTCCTCGGCGGTCAGGCGCTTGCTGGGGGACCCCAGCCTTTCCCACAGCACCGAGCCCTCTGTGCCCATCAAGAAGACCACAAAGCTCGCGGCTTCGATCTTGAGCTCCACTAGCACGTTTCTGGGGGTCATATCCGATGACATGGCTTTCTACGATCTCACCAAAGGTTTAAGAAAGCCCTC CCAAATCTGGCTGAACGCAGTAGGATTTGCGCCCGAATGA